One Acidobacteriota bacterium genomic window, ACGGCATTGAATAGCCGGGGTGCGACAGCCCCCGGTCCCGGCCAGATCGAGATTTAAGCCCTGCAAGGGCGACATAAAAAACAAGCGGATCATTCAAATTTTCCTAGAATTGGTTTCCAGTCGCCAGGCATATTTATTTTTGTCTTTATCTCTTTGATAAAAAACCAGTTACAGCAATTGTTCGAGGTCGAACATTTTATTCTTGTGCCCCCCGCAATTCAGCCAGATAGTGTTCAAGGGCCAGAATGAGATCATCACGGCTGGCATCTTTTCTTCGAAATGAAACCTGCACTCGAAACGCTCCTTTCGTGACCGAGAGCCGTCCGCGAAACTCAAAGCGATTGGCACGAATCGGCGCTTCAGGTGAGTGGCGGGAGGCTGGATCAATCACTGGTTTTGGCTGAGCCAGGAGCTGGGCGGCGGCCAGTCGTTTGGCCTCGGGAACTTTTAATAAGGCAAACAAATTGCTGTATGAAAGCTGCGAATTCTGTCGGCACAGATCCAAAACCTGGTCTCCGAGCGACAACACCCGCGTGTGATTGGCCAGTGTCGTCCGCGGAAGACCAATGACCTGTGCGGCTCGTTCCTGACTCCCGAGCAATCCCACGAGTTGTCCGAGGGCACGGGCTTCATCAACCGGGTGAATATCTTCGCGCTGCAGGTTTTCCACCAATGCCAGCGCCAGAAAATCACGATCTTCGACTTGTCTCAGGACAATTGGAACGGTCTCAAGATTGGCTTCCCGAGCGGCATCATACCGGCGATGACCCGCAATCAGCGTATACATATCAGTTTGGGGATCATAGGTCCCCACCAGTGGCTCCAAAATTCCATGAACCTTGATTGAATCAACCAGCCCAGCCAGGTCCTCCACCTTGAACTTCATCCTGGGCTGATGTGGGTTCGGTTTGATTTTGTGGAGCGGGACCCGAACCAAATGTTCGCCGGCAAGACTTGATCGAACACGGGCGGCCAGGGTTTCAGTTTGGGATGGGTCGGTGCGTGGAACAAATTTCTTGGTCATATCATCAAATACATTTCGGAGTGCGGCGGCTTGACGCCGCTTTATGCAAAAGCAGCGTCAAGCCGCCGCACTCCAAAGAATTATGCTTACAGTGCTTTTGCCAGAAGCTCCATATCTTCATTCACCGGACAGGATGGTGAATAGAGTTTGAGGGGCACCCGGGCATTGCACGCTTCAGCCACGGCAATTGCCCGCCGCACCGGTTGGAAGACCTGACACCCAAGCTGCTCGGCAGTACGCTGAACTTCGCCCAGGTAATGGCGATGCAAATTGAGCCGGGCATCATACAGCGTCGGAAGAATGCCAGTCAGTTTGAGCGGTGGGCGGACATACAGGCGGCGTTTATTGGCCTCAATGATTTCTTCCTGAATCAATTGCAGTCCAGCCACGGCTTTATCTTCGGTTTGAACCGGAATCAATATTTCATCGGCGGCAATTAACGCCTGAACGGTCATTTCCGAAATGTGCGGCGGGCAATCAATCAAAATGAAATCAAACTGGGCTTGAAAATTTTGGAGCGCGCCATACAACTTCATTGGATTGCGCTGTTGGACGAGCAATCGTTCGCCCTTAGCCAGTTGTAAATTCGATAACCCCACCCATAAGTCATATTTTTCAACCACATGCGCAGGCGTGGCAGTATCGTTGCACAGTGACGACCAGAACATCTCTTCCGCCGGTCGCTGGTGGGGATGACACCCAAGGTACTCCCCAAGGCTCCCTTGTGAGTCGGCGTCCAGCACAAACACTTTAAACCCACACAGCATGAGTTCATACCCCAGGTCACGCGTGGTGGTGGTTTTTCCAACCCCTCCGGCCTGGTTGCAAATGGCAATCGTTCGCATCATGGTCCTTTTCAATTGAGCGAATAGTGAAGCAGCGAACTTGAGTGAGTAGCGAGTAGCGAGTAGTCAATCCATATTCATTGTGAAATTTGTTTTGAATTGTC contains:
- a CDS encoding ParB/RepB/Spo0J family partition protein, whose protein sequence is MTKKFVPRTDPSQTETLAARVRSSLAGEHLVRVPLHKIKPNPHQPRMKFKVEDLAGLVDSIKVHGILEPLVGTYDPQTDMYTLIAGHRRYDAAREANLETVPIVLRQVEDRDFLALALVENLQREDIHPVDEARALGQLVGLLGSQERAAQVIGLPRTTLANHTRVLSLGDQVLDLCRQNSQLSYSNLFALLKVPEAKRLAAAQLLAQPKPVIDPASRHSPEAPIRANRFEFRGRLSVTKGAFRVQVSFRRKDASRDDLILALEHYLAELRGAQE
- a CDS encoding ParA family protein, encoding MMRTIAICNQAGGVGKTTTTRDLGYELMLCGFKVFVLDADSQGSLGEYLGCHPHQRPAEEMFWSSLCNDTATPAHVVEKYDLWVGLSNLQLAKGERLLVQQRNPMKLYGALQNFQAQFDFILIDCPPHISEMTVQALIAADEILIPVQTEDKAVAGLQLIQEEIIEANKRRLYVRPPLKLTGILPTLYDARLNLHRHYLGEVQRTAEQLGCQVFQPVRRAIAVAEACNARVPLKLYSPSCPVNEDMELLAKAL